The genomic segment tttatgcatggggacgactccgctgtctcagggtcgactccgcttccttatcaccgaaaagaccattctctggaaaaccctgagagagccgtctccgctatcttggggacgactcgggaagtctcctttttacttgtggggacgactccgcgtacagtggggacgtctcgcgcatatctcttgaaaattgcctttctgccgccactgagagagtcgactccgctactgagagagtcgactccgctagcgcggggacgactcggcaggtgccggggacgtctccaagtgtcccagttcttcctgtttgtgccagagacgtctctgaaactatccggagacgtctcggctgtccctgatctgctttctttaactcaaaatattcatcaataaattcataaaaattatgggaacttgcctagacatttcttaacaatattctcaattaatcacatgaattcctcaattaaattgttaagataaatggaattatactctagtgttttgtattcatcaaaatccattagggggtcaacagcgggtgtttccaaatcctgcagatgcatTTTGGAAGGGAAATAAAACCTgagaggggtgaaggatgcTTGTGTGAAGCCCCAAAACTGTACAATATCTGGTAGGGGAGCCCTGTGTTTTCCCCTCATGTGgctcccacgtgggcactggatgcctcacgtgctccgcggAGGCTGGAGCGTGACAGACTCAACCACAGTGATCGAGTGAGTTCGAGGTTGGAGAGACGATGCTAAGGAGAGGTCGCTGTTCCACAACATCCACAGCCTACTAGAAGAGTGTGACTCCTATCAGACAATGTATGTTTATAGAGAGGCAAACGGTGTCGCTGACTGAATTGCCTCTTTCGCTGCTCATCACTCTGAAAAGTTTATTTGGACGAACTACGTATCTGCGCCAAACCTCCTGTATAGCCttctattttctgattttgtaggTTGTATTCATACTCGTAGGGTGTGAGCCGCCGTTGTGCTAAAAAAAAGCTTATTTCAATGCTGAACATGCGTCGAAGGAGGCTAATTTTGGGGTATCTTGGCAATGATGTTAGTTGTGAGCTTCACGTGGACTCAGTTCTTCCTTGAGAATTTAATCTTCTGCGGACGCAATAGGTTTAGATTATGTTCCTGGTTTTTAGGCGAAGGCAGTGACGTGCCATTTTATGTTTTATCGTTTCTTACtgttatttattttgttttactttccatctattataaaaagaaaaataataaataaataaataaaatgatcAGATACACCAAATGGAACACGACGATTTCAATGTATCCACTGGATCGGATACACCAAACACAAGATAACGCCACAAGGATATCCACGACACGTAGCTATCGTGCCCCAATTTATTTGAAGGAATCGATCGGTGGAGCTCGACAGGAGAAGGGAAATGGCGGTGGGGCTGGAGGGATTGGAGGGTCTGATCTTGGAGACCATCCTCTCCAAGCTCGAACCTGTAGTTGTCACCACTGTCGCCTGCGTCTCTACCAAGCTGAGGGCCGCCGCCTCCGAGGACGCGCTCTGGCGCCACTTCTGCACCCGCGATCTCGGCCTCGACGCCCCCCTCGACCCCGACGGCAACCCTTGCCCATCCTTCAAGgtatctccctctccttctcttctttccgaGCTCAGTTTCGACGGATTCCTCTATATGGTCCTCGATTGTGTTGTCGATCGCTCCTGATGTCTCTCTTTTCAGTAGGTGGGGAGGGGGAATGGGTGGGGATGAAGAGGGATGATGGGGGGACGGCATGGTAGGGTTTTCTGGGGGGAAGTTAGCGACTTGGGGTTTGAATTTAAGAGAGATgggatctttttttttgagaaatttgtGTTTTTGGCTGAGAagggagaaaaggaaaaaaggaagggTTTTTCCTTTGGAGATAATTCGGAAATGGGATCCAAATCCTAGAAATGGGGGAAGAAAGGGGAAAGTGTAAGATAAGTTGAGAACTCATtctacatatttatttatgtatttgGTACTAAATGATGCATAAAGAGATAAATATTCTAAAGAGCAAGAATTAGCAGGAAGAggcgaaaaagaaaagaaaaaaaaatgcagctaTAACTTATAAGGAACAAAAAGGAAAGTTGGATCAGATTGATTTTGAATATTCGTAGGTGAGGAAACGAAGTTGCTGGAATTTTGAACATTAAACTTCTTGATTTCtgcataaagttttgaaatttaaGTGAGTTGCTTTGCTTTTCTCAAATTATAGTTGTGCTTAACCTAATCAAGGATGCTCTCCAATGACCCCACTTTTGATCACGCATTTATGGGTGGAAATATATATGTGAAGAGTTCTGTGACATACTTGGCGGCCAAAAAGAACAGCTGTGATCCTGAGTGTTTTAAATTTCTtagatcttaaaaaaaaatgagcACAGACCTGCTGCATGTTGTCATGATATACAATAGGCAACAATGAGCAGCATAGCATTACCCATCCATATCCAGCTCAACCCATCTGTTAACTATGGAGTTGATTACAATTCTGAAAACTTTTTGATTGTTTTGCCAACATCTTTCGTGCCCTGAGGACATGCAGCTTGAATAGCACTTCTGAAGAGATAATGTAAACAAAGTCTGGTTTCTTTATTCCACTTGCAATGCTGGATatatctttcttcctttctttgctCTTGCAATCATATGCAAGTATCTGATAATTATAAATGTATAACTATTTTGCAGGCTGCATATAAGATTTGGTTTCGATCATTTGGTAGGTACCCCTTGCCTCTAGTAAAGAGAGCCAAACAATGTTGGGTTTCAATCAAGAGTTGGATGGCTGTAAATTATCCAGAAGCCCATGATACTTTGAGGAAAGGTGCATCTGAAGCTGAAATAAAATGGGCAGAGGAATCGCTAGGGGTAAAATTACCTGTGCCAACAAGGGTCATGTTTCAATTTTGTGATGGTCAGCAGACGATGTCTGAAGATCCATCTGAGGGAAAACGTCTGGCCTCTTTGGGGATTATAGGAGGCTATGAGTTTTATGACCATTATGTAAATGTGCACTTGTTACCTCTAAAGCAGATTGTTGCATATACTAAAATATTTTCCAGAAGGCTAGGTTTTCCAACCAGGTCGAAGTATATTATCTTGGCAGCTTCATATTATTCAGGGAAGTACTTTTTCCTTAATTGTGCTGATGGCCAACTTTATGTTGGCACGAAGAATCTGATGACTGATGGAGAAATGTTGCCATGTGTACCACAAGAATTGATAAACCCAATGCTTGATGCTGGTAATCATGTGCCACAAGATGCATTGCTGTTGTGGTTGGAAGAGCATTCCAGGCGTCTGCATAGTGGTGTAATTTGCCTTCGTGGAGAAAGATCATTTCGAAGTATCAGCTTATATCCTGAGCTACCTCCATTATGTTCTGTTGCAGTGACTAATGGGGTTCAGGTATGAAAAACTCATTTTGTTTCATCGCAGCCTGTATTTGTGATTTTTATGGCAATATTCTTAGAGCATCCTTGATTATCTGCAATATCTTAATGTAATATATGATTACAATGGCATTTGCCTTAAACGATATTCACGTGAGATCTGTTTCCCAGTTGTTTGCTTGTCAAGTCATAGGTTGTCCGCTTGCCGTATTATAATTTTGTCATTCCTAGCTCAACGCTTGTTCCAAGATCTGAATTTtggccaaaaaagaaaaagaaaaagaaaagaaaagatggtTAGTGGCTTTTAGGTGCAGTACAGAGTACTGTTGAGCCATACAGAACTGGGAAAGTTTGATATGGGTCAGCACCAAGAGACGTGCGGAGTGGTTTGCTTGTTTCTCAATGGTTACCACATGCCTAGAACTTGGAGTTGCTTGGCATGGACCTGCACCTAATAACCTGTTGTCAGGTTTTGACATTTTGTATGCCTCTCATAGCTACCTTTGTTTAGATTCCCTTTGCACAGGAAACCTCACAATCCTTTATTACTtgtttaattcattagattttaAGTTCTCTTGCAAGGAACTGTATTCTTCATAATCCTGGAATAATGAAACCTTTATCTGTTGCCATATGGATTTTTGCCTGATGTCTGAAGGTGCGTGCATCTGCTGTGTTTGTGCCGGAAGCATCTGATCTTAATGGAGGGGATCAAGAGTATTATTATTCTTACTCAATTCGGATGTCTCTCCTTCCTGAGGGATGCATGCTGGGTGGCATGTACTTCTCCTCATGCCAGCTCCATTCACGGCATTGGATTATCCGTTGCAGGGATATTGTTGTATCTGATGTGCATGGTGAAGCTGTAATAGGAAAGGTAGGCTTTGCCTTATTTTAGATGTCTTCTATGACACGGCACATAAGTTGACAAGATTTTAAGTTTGCATACCTTCAGTTTTTGTTGTGAGAGCAAGCAAAGGATCAATTAATGTTCATTTTTCACTGTTTGTGGCTGCAGTTTCCTCTCCTGTTCCCTGATAAGGAAGAGTTTGTCTATGAAAGTTGCACCCCCTTGCCAGGGGCTCCTGGATCTGTTGAGGGCTCTTTTACATTTGTTCCTGGCAGGTACTTAAATGAGCATATTACTTGTGTTACCCAAAAAGAATATTACATGTAATGGTTAAAGCTACCGATCCATGTCCTGTAGGAGGACATCTTAGAGTATCCCAATGAGCACGgtcattctttatttttaattgtcgatttaaatttattatcttCGTGTTATGCCAACAATACCTCATCTCGAATGATTatctatttctttgcctttaggTTGAGGAAGCCTGAAGGGAAGCAGTTTGATGTGAAAGTGGCACCTTTCATTCTTGAAGAACCAAAGTACATCTTCTAATCAGTGAAGGCATGGTCTATAATTGCTATTCTGTGCAGACCTCTGCAGTATATGACTTTTTTCTTTGGGGGTATTCGCTTTAGTATGAGTTGTTTATTTGACtatattgtcttttttttttgacccaAATCATGTTGTTCATGCAAGATACCAATTGAAACATGAAAATTGCATGAGGTATATCCTGGTCGTCCGATTGAGATTAATTGAAACAGATGGGGGACAATGTGACTGCCAGGAGTCCAGCATGGCATTGCAGTGTTTATGGTAGTTTTTTATTTAACAAGCTAGGTTTTATGTATATAATCATCTTGTGCATTTGGACTTAAAGCAGGCTGCACAGAATTCTGAAAGCAGGTGATGTTCTGAAACTTTTCAATATTGTTCTTGGAAATATGTTGCTATCAATTGATCATGAAAGCTTTTTCGAAGTAATCCATGAAGCTGTGAGTAGGAATTAGCTAATCTGTTTTTATGCAGCCATGCTATCATAGGTTTGTGTGCCTAGCAGATGATAAAGCATTTCCACCAGAGCCAGCTGAATCAGCTGAGTAGGAATGGGTAATGTAGCACTTCTAATATCATATCTGAACCATTTGAAATCTAAACCAACATTTCTATAGAGGTGGCTTGACTCCAAAATGGCATGAGAAACCGGAGAAGAGGTCATAAagtctttttctatttttttttttgagagagactggGAAGTCCTACCCACACTAATTTTCTAGCTTCAAACTTTTGTAAATAAACCATCCAAGAATCAAATCCAAAATCTTTAGTTACTAAGCAAAGGTTTATAACGTCTAGAGAAGATGCCTTATACTTCACATAAAACTTTGTGCAAGGCTGAAGCGGCATAATATGATAAATGGAGTATCTTCAAAGGTGGGCATGAGGCAATCAATTAATCCAGGTAGCTCGACTATGTCTCCAGGTTGTCTCTAGTATATAAACTTGATCAAGCACGGTCCCAAGTTAATTGAGCCAAGCTTGAGCTTGATTGAAAACCCTACATCATGAGGCTTGAAATAGAATGGATGCAAAACAACAACACAAATACATCGTTTGTTGAAATAGATCCAACATCTAACATTCTGAATATATAATTCAAGTTTAACGATTTAATTAGCATATTATTTGAATTGTTGAAATCAAGTTACATTTAATCTAGAACTGAGCTACAATTCTACGCAGAACTAATCTTGAAATGAGCTTGGTATGAGTTTAAGATAATGTTGGCTCTATTTGATTATCAAGCTGGTCAAAAATaactttgtgtttctcttgattAGCAATTAGACTCGATTAAGATCGATCAATTAATAAAGATCCAAGCTTGATGCCAAATTTCAAgttcaaaattaatttcaagccAAACTTGGACCGTGCTCGGTCAAGTTCGACCCGATTACAATCTAACTGTGTTTAAATCTCCATATCGATAAACTAGTGATTTCATTCTAACAGACTTTTAATAGCCAAGAGATAAAACTGCTATTAATTGCTATAACATTATAATAAATTACTATTTGATGAAATATTTGAGACTTATAAACAATATCATCTcaatactatattataatagatGTTATAGCCGTTGTAATAGAAAATGCAACAAAATTCGATGTGAAAGTATTATTATTAGTTGCTATAACAtcaaaataaattattatttgaGAAATATTTTAGACTTCAAACAACCAACATCATTTTAATGCCAAGTTTAATAGCTATTATAGTCCTTATAATAGTAAATACAACAACACCCAGTGTACAAAGTACTTCATGGATAAGATGCCTCGAAACACATCATTAccatttaatatattatatgttCATAAAATTCTTGGTAAGCATGTGCTTAACCTTCTAACCATGTGCTCATCTGGTAACTAAAACTAATCTATATTTAAAACTAACAGTATTAGGACCACTACAACTATCATTGTAATAATTTCTACATCCCCCTTTTACAT from the Phoenix dactylifera cultivar Barhee BC4 chromosome 14, palm_55x_up_171113_PBpolish2nd_filt_p, whole genome shotgun sequence genome contains:
- the LOC103698386 gene encoding F-box protein SKIP16 — protein: MAVGLEGLEGLILETILSKLEPVVVTTVACVSTKLRAAASEDALWRHFCTRDLGLDAPLDPDGNPCPSFKAAYKIWFRSFGRYPLPLVKRAKQCWVSIKSWMAVNYPEAHDTLRKGASEAEIKWAEESLGVKLPVPTRVMFQFCDGQQTMSEDPSEGKRLASLGIIGGYEFYDHYVNVHLLPLKQIVAYTKIFSRRLGFPTRSKYIILAASYYSGKYFFLNCADGQLYVGTKNLMTDGEMLPCVPQELINPMLDAGNHVPQDALLLWLEEHSRRLHSGVICLRGERSFRSISLYPELPPLCSVAVTNGVQVRASAVFVPEASDLNGGDQEYYYSYSIRMSLLPEGCMLGGMYFSSCQLHSRHWIIRCRDIVVSDVHGEAVIGKFPLLFPDKEEFVYESCTPLPGAPGSVEGSFTFVPGRLRKPEGKQFDVKVAPFILEEPKYIF